The nucleotide sequence TCTTACTCTATGCACTCACTATAAcccttttgtttgtttgtttggtttctcATCAGAGCGTTGCGGAGCAGAAGTTATCAGGAGTTAGCTTTCCTTATGCATCTTCACCTGTTACATACGTTCCTCCATCATCAATCAATGTAGCAGATAAAATTTCAGAGGTAGGAGACATCTCTAGAATGTCGAGGAACGCGTCTGTGATACAAAGAAAAGGATACACAAGCGATGAGGAGCTTGATGAGCTGGATTCTCCTCTTACGTTTGTTATTGACAAAGTGTCTGTATCACTAAGTTCAGGACACAATGGGAAGGTGAAGCAGCAAGATGAGCAAGTAGGTGAAGTGGTAGAGAATGCAAGATATGAGCTTCTTAGGGAAGTGTGGTCGATGTGAGTGATTGGAAGCAAAACATGTTTAGATTTTTAGTGAAGCTCTTGTTACTTCTGAAACAAATTAAGTAGTTTCCAAGTTATTATATGTAGCTGTAAGGATTTTAATGAATACAGCGTCTGAAGTGGCAATAAACTCTTTTAACAACAGTCTCACGCAGAGAAACCGATAATAGCAAAAGAGATGGAATGAACCCACTTGAAAATTTCAAGGCTGTTCTGTATGAACTCAGTGGACAACCAATTTTATCCGTTTCTGCTtttgaagaacttttttgaagTTTCTGTGACCAATGGGAAAGAACCGACAGTTGAAACTTGAAAGTTAATCTGTGGAGACTAGTAGAGAGGCATTGGTCATAGGATAGAAAACGATATTAATAGAGTCCCACATCGGTAAGATAGAGAGGCATGGGTCATAAGCTAGATGGTATAAAAAGAAAGTTGAGCCTCACCTCCAAATCATACCTTTCTCGGCCTTTTGGCTAAGATCAAGTGTAGTATCTGTTCTTATCAGTTTAATATCTGATATGTGGGTCATTGGCCTGCTCgatattaactttattttttaaggGAGAAGACCCATCAAGATAGCTTGCTATCTGGGTTTTCACGAGTCGCCCATGCGTCGCACTACTGCACGGGCTGGCTTAACCCGCCAATCACAGTTCAACTCTTACCCAATAGCTCTTGCCAAACGCTGTGTGGAAATGTATGAAACACATAGACAACCCACTTAGCTTTGCAGTTCCATTTAAATTCAATAAAATGTTTGAAGGTTGTAGCTCGAGCAACAGCTGTTGTGAAGGTAAGAAACCGCTATAGAAATCTATTTCACAATCTTAATTTACAAAACATTCACAAATTTGGAATATAGTAAATATACGTTCTGCATATTCACAAACTAAGACCTGATATTCACTAATTTGAGGAAGTTTTTTTGACATATAAATTCCTTACAGGTGACACTATAAtctttgttgtttgtttgtttggttttatcAGAGCATTTCAGATCAGAAGTTATCAGGAGTTACCTTCCCTTATGCAGCTCCACCTGTTACATACATTCCTCCAACATCAACCAATGTAGCAAAGAAAATTTCAGAGAGGAGACATCTCTAGAATGTCTAGGAACGCGTCTGTGATACAAAGGAAAGGATACACGAGGGACGAGGAGCTGGATTCTCCTCTTACGTTTGTTATTGACAAAGTCTATGTATCACTAAATTCAGGACACAATGGGAAGGTGAAGCAGCAAGACGAGCAAGTAAGTGAAGTGGTAGAGAATGTAAGATATGAGCTTCTTAGGGAAGTGTGGTCTATGTGAGTGATCTGAAGCCAAACATGTTGGGACTTTGGTGAAGCTCTTGTTACTACTGAAACAACCAAGTCTTGTCGAAGTGATTATATTTAGCTGTAAGGATTTTAATGAATATGTTGTTAGAGAAAACTGTATTTAGCGTCTTAAGAGGCAATAAAACTCTATTTAACAACATCGTCACAAGAGAACTGTATTTAGCGTCTTTGGCTCTTTGCTTATGGCTTAGACACTACAGAAGGATACTTCTAACGTCCCACATCGGTAAGATAGAGATGCATTAGTCATAAACTTCACATATAAAAAGGAAGCTGAGCCTTTGTTCCAAATCATACCTTTCTCGGCCTTTTGGCTAAGATCAATTGTAGTATCTGTTCTTATCAGTTTAATATCTGATATGTGGGCCATCGGTCCTCTCGATATTAACTCTACTTTTTAAGGGAGAAAGTCCACTAAGATAGCTTGCTATCTGGATTTTCAAGAGTCACCCATGCGTTGCACTACTGCACGGGCTTGGCTCAACCCACCAAACAAAGTTCAACTCTTAACTGATACCTTGAGACAGAGATAGACAAACCCACTTAGCTTTGTAGAAGTTGTAGTTCTTGAGAAGGCAGTAACATTCCCAAACTTGAACTGTTGTAATGTACGCGTTCAGCATAGTCACAGTTTGAGGAAGTTCTTATCTCACCATTGATGAGAGCGCTCTGTCGGAACAGATGTGTATAAATTCCTTATGGATCTTTTGATTAGGACACGCAGGTTTTCGAGCACACCTCTGTTTTGTACATAAACACTCCAAGAGAAACATGTGACCACTCTAGCTGAAGTAGTTGGTGGACTATGATAAGATGATTTGGTTAGCAGAGAAAGTTAGATGAGATTTTCTAATATGGAACAATAGCCGTTGATTTGTTTCTGAGTTTTTCTTCCTCTTTGTCTTGTTCATCAAGCAATTTATCTTCTGATTTCAGTACAAATAAAACTTGACAGGAGATCACTTCTTTCGGAGAAAAGACGAGGATGGTTCAAACTTCAAAGGGAAAGTGTTGTCGGAACACAAGTTGAGTCAAAAGGAAGAATAATTGAATATAAAATTCGATATTCTATCAAAATATGTTGATTATTATATTTCCGACAAAACTTTCCCTTTGAACCATCTTATCTTCATTTCTCTTGTCAAGAAAAGGAAACTGTAAgatcttctctctctccctcaCAACGTTATCAGAGTCGTCATCATTCAGCGATGAAATGCtggagaaggaagaaggagaaggatAAGGCGAGAAAATGCTTCCTGGAAAACGGAAGCATGTTTCTTGAGCAACTCATCGCCGACTGTAACGGCATATCAAACCCTATCCGAATGTTCTCTTCCGACCAAATTTCCAAGGCCACGAATCACTTCGATCCCATGTGTTCTCTCCCGCATATTTCGTCTTACTTCACCTGGTACAAGGGGATCATCGAGGGCAGATCTTACGTGATCAAGAGATTTATACATCCATTggttggagaagaagagagagcttACAGCGATATTGCCTTGTCTGCTCGGGTAAGTAATAATCACAGTGGTTTCCTCAAACTCATTGGTTCTTGTCTCGAATTTCCTTATCCGGTGTTGGTATTTGAAGACCTAGAATATACACCTTTGAACATTCGAGGAAGTGTTGGTTCCGAGGACGGGCCGTTGCTGCCTTGGAATGTACGTTTGAAGATTGCAAAGGAGGTTGCGACTGCTATAACTTATCTTCACACTGCTTTCCCTAGAATCATTCTACATAGAGATATCAAGGCAGCTAATGTTTTCTTGGATAAGAACTGGAAGGCTAGCCTCACAGATTTCTCTAGCGCCGTGACACTCCCTGAGGGTAAATCGTGGGTTGAAGAGATGGTGTTGGGAACTATGGGATACGTAGATTGTTATTATATGGCCACGGGCATAGTGACAGAATATTCAGATGTGTTCAGTTTTGGAATCCTTATGCTGGTTCTTTTGTTGGGACGACCACAACTTCTACCAGATGGGCACTCGGATTTTCGTACTAGTGTTCTTGATTATGTGAAGGATCGGCGAGAGAGAGGAGAACCTGTTGAATTTGGGGGTGATTCGAAGGACATGAGGCCTGGTCAGATGAATATGTTTCTAGACCTGGCACTCAGATGCTGCGATGTGAGGAATGAAGACAGGCCAAAGATGATCTTGGTTGCAAAAGAGATTAAGCTTATAGAACAAGCATCACTCTAGGATAGTCAGATttaagatttgagattgtgCTCATACCTAGTTGGGTTGTGTATTGTGTATTGCTCTCCCATTTCTGACCATTAATATTTTGTAAGATTTAATTTTCTGAGTAAAACTTTCATTCTGTTTAGAAAAGAGTTTTGAGGGTACATACATCTATCTTTGGGTTTTAAAAGCAGGCAGAACAGGTGAGATGGTTTTCATTTCAGACAGACAAGCTTTGATGTTGAAGAACTGACTCCAGGTGCAAAAGAGTGAGTTTCAAACTTGTTGACTGCAAAAAGTTGACTTTCTGAAACTCTGATGGCTTCAGATTCAACAATATCTTCACGAGGAGACAAATTTGACTGCCATTAACATTTGTAAGACATCAAAAGCATTTCTTTACTGAGGCAAAAAGACATGATCTTCGTAGGGAAGTGTGGTCTATGGGAGTGATTTGAAGCATAACATGTTGAGATTTTTAGTGAAGCTCTCGTTACttctgaaacaaacaaacaaaacaaactctttTCAAGTTATTATATGTAGCTGTAAGGATTTTAATGAATATGCTCTTTAGAGAAAAACTGTATTCAGCGTCTGAAGAAATAAACTCTTTTAACAACAGTCTGATACAGAAACGCCAATAAGTAGCAAACAAAGATGGAGAACCATTGGAAGAGAAAGAATGAacttaaatttgaaaatttctgACTGTTTTGTACTTTTGTATGAACTCAATGGAACCAGCGTGAGTTTCCTGAACAAACCAAGTTCATCTGTTTCTGCGTGTGAAGGATATTTCTAAGAGTCCCACATCGTAAGACAGAGAGTCATTAGTCATATACTTCACACTATAAAAAGAAAGCCTAACCCCACTTCCAATTCATACCTTTCTCGGCCTTTTGGCTAAGATCAAGTGTAGTATCTGTTCTTATCAGTTTAATATCTGATATGTGGTCCATTGGTCCACACGATATTAACTCTATTTTTTATGGGAGAAGGCCATTAAGATAGCTTGCTATCTGAACCTTCATGAGTCGACCATGCGTTGCACTACTGCACGGGCCTGGCTCAACCCACCAAAAACAGTTCAAGTCTTAACACACAGAAACACCACGTAGCTTTGTAGTGTTCCCATTTGAATTCAAGAAAATTTCAGAAGGTTGTAGTTCTTGAGAAGACGGTTTGGAGCTAAGAAACCACTATAGCTATCTCTTTTGCCATCTTAGTTTATCATACTCACAAAACTAAACCGGATATTCTCAAACTAAAGACAATATCCTTACAATTTGAGGAAGTTCTTGTAACCGTTCACCATTTAATGTATCAAAGGTGGTTATTGAGCATATTTCTGTTTTGTACATAAACTCCAAGAGAAACATGTGATTGCTGAAGTTTGTTGGTGTGTTATATGATTAGATGATTTGGTTAGCAGATTTTGATTTGTCATTGCAAAGCTCGATGAGATCTTCCAAGGAGACATTTCCAGTCTCTTGAAACGATCTTAGCGGTTGATTTGCTTCTGAGTTCTTTTTCATTGTCTTGTTTATCAAGCAATTCATCTTATGATCAATACCATGAGtacaattaaaaataacttaacTGGAGATGACTTCTTTCggagaaaagatgaggatggTTCAAAGAGAAAGTGATGTGGGAACACAAGTTGAGAGTCAAAAGGAATAATaactgaaatataaaatattagatatTTCGTTTTAACATATGTTTATTATTTCGACAACACTTTCCCTTTGTCCTTTGAACAATCTCATCAAGAAAAAGGAAACTGTAAGAtcgtctctctctcactcacaaCGGCGATGGAATTCtggagaaggaagaaggagaagggcAAGGCGAGAAAGTGGTTTCTAAGAAATGGAAGCAAGTTTCTTGAGCAACTTATAGCCGACAATAACGGCATGTCAAACCCTATCAGAATGTTCTCTTCCTATCAAATCTCCAAAGCCATCAATCACTTCGATCCCAAGTATTCTCTCCCTGATATTCCATCACCCTTACCAGGTACAAGGGAGTCATCGAAGGCAGATCTTACTTGATCAAGAGATTCACAAGGCAAGTgggtggagaagaagagagtgcTTACAACGATATTGTGTTATCAGCTCGGGTAAGTAATCACATTGGTTTCCTCAAACTCAATGTTGGTATTTGAAGACCTAGAATATAGATCTTTGAACACTCGAGGAAGTGTTGGTAGCTTGGAGACGCCGGTGTTGCCGTGGAATGTACGCTTGAAAGATTGCCAAAGAGGTTGCGATTGCTATAACTTATCTTCACACTGCTTTCCCTAGAATCATTGTCCACAGAGATATTAAGGCAACTAATGTTTGTTGGATAAGAATGGGAGGGCTAAGCTCACTGGTT is from Brassica napus cultivar Da-Ae chromosome A4, Da-Ae, whole genome shotgun sequence and encodes:
- the LOC106382819 gene encoding serine/threonine-protein kinase ZRK1-like; this encodes MKCWRRKKEKDKARKCFLENGSMFLEQLIADCNGISNPIRMFSSDQISKATNHFDPMCSLPHISSYFTWYKGIIEGRSYVIKRFIHPLVGEEERAYSDIALSARVSNNHSGFLKLIGSCLEFPYPVLVFEDLEYTPLNIRGSVGSEDGPLLPWNVRLKIAKEVATAITYLHTAFPRIILHRDIKAANVFLDKNWKASLTDFSSAVTLPEGKSWVEEMVLGTMGYVDCYYMATGIVTEYSDVFSFGILMLVLLLGRPQLLPDGHSDFRTSVLDYVKDRRERGEPVEFGGDSKDMRPGQMNMFLDLALRCCDVRNEDRPKMILVAKEIKLIEQASL